The following are encoded together in the Vigna unguiculata cultivar IT97K-499-35 chromosome 2, ASM411807v1, whole genome shotgun sequence genome:
- the LOC114173377 gene encoding WAT1-related protein At3g28070-like isoform X1: MARLGNGSAKLLPFVGMMVAMLTQSGSMVVIKFAMIDDINKYVMVVYSFALSTILLLPFAFFLHRSERPPLTFSLLCKFFLLAFFGSAATTMGYVGIELSSPTLGSDLLSLVPAFTFILALIFRMEEVHWRNSSSQAKVLGTITSIAGAFVVVLYKGPIIFKTRSSNFSNQILQFSQQLNWILGGIFFIAYSLFNSMWYIYQAYVAKKYPDVTVTVFFQLLFSTVQCGVFALIAVRDPTEWKLNFDIGLVGVLYQAIVATMISYLLFQWCVLKAGPLFCSMFSPVAMIFTVFMGAIFLGDDLSLGSLIGAVIIVVGFYGVLWGKSKEENEIAEGVEDFDSSFHDVPLLQDRNRLKLRRFYHPYIWESFGY; this comes from the exons ATGGCAAGATTGGGGAATGGAAGTGCCAAATTACTGCCATTTGTGGGAATGATGGTGGCTATGCTAACTCAAAGTGGAAGCATGGTGGTCATAAAATTTGCCATGATTGATGATATCAACAAATATGTAATGGTTGTCTACTCTTTTGCACTCTCCACTATCTTGCTTCTTCCCTTTGCCTTCTTTCTCCACAG GTCAGAACGTCCTCCTCTCACGTTCTCTTTACTCTGCAAATTCTTTCTTCTTGCATTCTTTGG GAGTGCAGCAACTACAATGGGTTATGTTGGAATAGAACTGAGCTCGCCGACACTTGGATCAGACCTTCTTAGCCTCGTTCCAGCTTTCACTTTTATACTTGCTCTCATTTTCAG GATGGAAGAAGTACATTGGAGGAACTCAAGCAGCCAAGCTAAAGTGTTAGGAACAATAACATCAATTGCAGGAGCATTTGTTGTGGTACTGTACAAGGGTCCAATCATCTTTAAGACACGTTCGTCCAACTTTTCTAACCAAATACTTCAATTTTCACAACAGCTAAATTGGATATTGGGAGGGATATTCTTTATTGCATATTCACTCTTTAATTCCATGTGGTACATATATCAG GCTTATGTAGCAAAGAAATACCCTGATGTAACAGTGACTGTATTCTTTCAACTCTTATTTTCAACCGTGCAGTGTGGAGTATTTGCCTTAATTGCTGTGAGGGATCCAACTGAATGGAAGCTCAACTTCGATATAGGCCTGGTTGGCGTTCTATATCAG GCAATAGTTGCAACAATGATATCTTACCTGCTATTCCAATGGTGCGTCCTTAAAGCTGGTCCTTTGTTTTGTTCTATGTTCAGTCCTGTGGCAATGATCTTCACCGTTTTCATGGGTGCAATCTTTCTTGGAGATGATTTAAGTCTTGGAAG TTTGATTGGTGCGGTTATAATCGTGGTTGGATTTTATGGTGTATTGTGGGGGAAATCGAAAGAGGAGAATGAGATTGCAGAAGGGGTTGAGGACTTCGACTCATCATTCCATGATGTTCCTTTGTTGCAAGACAGGAACAG GTTGAAGCTTCGAAGGTTTTATCACCCTTATATTTGGGAAAGTTTTGGATATTAA
- the LOC114173377 gene encoding WAT1-related protein At3g28070-like isoform X7 produces MARLGNGSAKLLPFVGMMVAMLTQSGSMVVIKFAMIDDINKYVMVVYSFALSTILLLPFAFFLHRSERPPLTFSLLCKFFLLAFFGSAATTMGYVGIELSSPTLGSDLLSLVPAFTFILALIFRMEEVHWRNSSSQAKVLGTITSIAGAFVVLNWILGGIFFIAYSLFNSMWYIYQCGVFALIAVRDPTEWKLNFDIGLVGVLYQAIVATMISYLLFQWCVLKAGPLFCSMFSPVAMIFTVFMGAIFLGDDLSLGSLIGAVIIVVGFYGVLWGKSKEENEIAEGVEDFDSSFHDVPLLQDRNRLKLRRFYHPYIWESFGY; encoded by the exons ATGGCAAGATTGGGGAATGGAAGTGCCAAATTACTGCCATTTGTGGGAATGATGGTGGCTATGCTAACTCAAAGTGGAAGCATGGTGGTCATAAAATTTGCCATGATTGATGATATCAACAAATATGTAATGGTTGTCTACTCTTTTGCACTCTCCACTATCTTGCTTCTTCCCTTTGCCTTCTTTCTCCACAG GTCAGAACGTCCTCCTCTCACGTTCTCTTTACTCTGCAAATTCTTTCTTCTTGCATTCTTTGG GAGTGCAGCAACTACAATGGGTTATGTTGGAATAGAACTGAGCTCGCCGACACTTGGATCAGACCTTCTTAGCCTCGTTCCAGCTTTCACTTTTATACTTGCTCTCATTTTCAG GATGGAAGAAGTACATTGGAGGAACTCAAGCAGCCAAGCTAAAGTGTTAGGAACAATAACATCAATTGCAGGAGCATTTGTTGTG CTAAATTGGATATTGGGAGGGATATTCTTTATTGCATATTCACTCTTTAATTCCATGTGGTACATATATCAG TGTGGAGTATTTGCCTTAATTGCTGTGAGGGATCCAACTGAATGGAAGCTCAACTTCGATATAGGCCTGGTTGGCGTTCTATATCAG GCAATAGTTGCAACAATGATATCTTACCTGCTATTCCAATGGTGCGTCCTTAAAGCTGGTCCTTTGTTTTGTTCTATGTTCAGTCCTGTGGCAATGATCTTCACCGTTTTCATGGGTGCAATCTTTCTTGGAGATGATTTAAGTCTTGGAAG TTTGATTGGTGCGGTTATAATCGTGGTTGGATTTTATGGTGTATTGTGGGGGAAATCGAAAGAGGAGAATGAGATTGCAGAAGGGGTTGAGGACTTCGACTCATCATTCCATGATGTTCCTTTGTTGCAAGACAGGAACAG GTTGAAGCTTCGAAGGTTTTATCACCCTTATATTTGGGAAAGTTTTGGATATTAA
- the LOC114173377 gene encoding WAT1-related protein At5g40240-like isoform X3: protein MARLGNGSAKLLPFVGMMVAMLTQSGSMVVIKFAMIDDINKYVMVVYSFALSTILLLPFAFFLHRSAATTMGYVGIELSSPTLGSDLLSLVPAFTFILALIFRMEEVHWRNSSSQAKVLGTITSIAGAFVVVLYKGPIIFKTRSSNFSNQILQFSQQLNWILGGIFFIAYSLFNSMWYIYQAYVAKKYPDVTVTVFFQLLFSTVQCGVFALIAVRDPTEWKLNFDIGLVGVLYQAIVATMISYLLFQWCVLKAGPLFCSMFSPVAMIFTVFMGAIFLGDDLSLGSLIGAVIIVVGFYGVLWGKSKEENEIAEGVEDFDSSFHDVPLLQDRNRLKLRRFYHPYIWESFGY, encoded by the exons ATGGCAAGATTGGGGAATGGAAGTGCCAAATTACTGCCATTTGTGGGAATGATGGTGGCTATGCTAACTCAAAGTGGAAGCATGGTGGTCATAAAATTTGCCATGATTGATGATATCAACAAATATGTAATGGTTGTCTACTCTTTTGCACTCTCCACTATCTTGCTTCTTCCCTTTGCCTTCTTTCTCCACAG GAGTGCAGCAACTACAATGGGTTATGTTGGAATAGAACTGAGCTCGCCGACACTTGGATCAGACCTTCTTAGCCTCGTTCCAGCTTTCACTTTTATACTTGCTCTCATTTTCAG GATGGAAGAAGTACATTGGAGGAACTCAAGCAGCCAAGCTAAAGTGTTAGGAACAATAACATCAATTGCAGGAGCATTTGTTGTGGTACTGTACAAGGGTCCAATCATCTTTAAGACACGTTCGTCCAACTTTTCTAACCAAATACTTCAATTTTCACAACAGCTAAATTGGATATTGGGAGGGATATTCTTTATTGCATATTCACTCTTTAATTCCATGTGGTACATATATCAG GCTTATGTAGCAAAGAAATACCCTGATGTAACAGTGACTGTATTCTTTCAACTCTTATTTTCAACCGTGCAGTGTGGAGTATTTGCCTTAATTGCTGTGAGGGATCCAACTGAATGGAAGCTCAACTTCGATATAGGCCTGGTTGGCGTTCTATATCAG GCAATAGTTGCAACAATGATATCTTACCTGCTATTCCAATGGTGCGTCCTTAAAGCTGGTCCTTTGTTTTGTTCTATGTTCAGTCCTGTGGCAATGATCTTCACCGTTTTCATGGGTGCAATCTTTCTTGGAGATGATTTAAGTCTTGGAAG TTTGATTGGTGCGGTTATAATCGTGGTTGGATTTTATGGTGTATTGTGGGGGAAATCGAAAGAGGAGAATGAGATTGCAGAAGGGGTTGAGGACTTCGACTCATCATTCCATGATGTTCCTTTGTTGCAAGACAGGAACAG GTTGAAGCTTCGAAGGTTTTATCACCCTTATATTTGGGAAAGTTTTGGATATTAA
- the LOC114173377 gene encoding WAT1-related protein At5g40240-like isoform X6: MARLGNGSAKLLPFVGMMVAMLTQSGSMVVIKFAMIDDINKYVMVVYSFALSTILLLPFAFFLHRSAATTMGYVGIELSSPTLGSDLLSLVPAFTFILALIFRMEEVHWRNSSSQAKVLGTITSIAGAFVVLNWILGGIFFIAYSLFNSMWYIYQAYVAKKYPDVTVTVFFQLLFSTVQCGVFALIAVRDPTEWKLNFDIGLVGVLYQAIVATMISYLLFQWCVLKAGPLFCSMFSPVAMIFTVFMGAIFLGDDLSLGSLIGAVIIVVGFYGVLWGKSKEENEIAEGVEDFDSSFHDVPLLQDRNRLKLRRFYHPYIWESFGY, translated from the exons ATGGCAAGATTGGGGAATGGAAGTGCCAAATTACTGCCATTTGTGGGAATGATGGTGGCTATGCTAACTCAAAGTGGAAGCATGGTGGTCATAAAATTTGCCATGATTGATGATATCAACAAATATGTAATGGTTGTCTACTCTTTTGCACTCTCCACTATCTTGCTTCTTCCCTTTGCCTTCTTTCTCCACAG GAGTGCAGCAACTACAATGGGTTATGTTGGAATAGAACTGAGCTCGCCGACACTTGGATCAGACCTTCTTAGCCTCGTTCCAGCTTTCACTTTTATACTTGCTCTCATTTTCAG GATGGAAGAAGTACATTGGAGGAACTCAAGCAGCCAAGCTAAAGTGTTAGGAACAATAACATCAATTGCAGGAGCATTTGTTGTG CTAAATTGGATATTGGGAGGGATATTCTTTATTGCATATTCACTCTTTAATTCCATGTGGTACATATATCAG GCTTATGTAGCAAAGAAATACCCTGATGTAACAGTGACTGTATTCTTTCAACTCTTATTTTCAACCGTGCAGTGTGGAGTATTTGCCTTAATTGCTGTGAGGGATCCAACTGAATGGAAGCTCAACTTCGATATAGGCCTGGTTGGCGTTCTATATCAG GCAATAGTTGCAACAATGATATCTTACCTGCTATTCCAATGGTGCGTCCTTAAAGCTGGTCCTTTGTTTTGTTCTATGTTCAGTCCTGTGGCAATGATCTTCACCGTTTTCATGGGTGCAATCTTTCTTGGAGATGATTTAAGTCTTGGAAG TTTGATTGGTGCGGTTATAATCGTGGTTGGATTTTATGGTGTATTGTGGGGGAAATCGAAAGAGGAGAATGAGATTGCAGAAGGGGTTGAGGACTTCGACTCATCATTCCATGATGTTCCTTTGTTGCAAGACAGGAACAG GTTGAAGCTTCGAAGGTTTTATCACCCTTATATTTGGGAAAGTTTTGGATATTAA
- the LOC114173377 gene encoding WAT1-related protein At5g40240-like isoform X2, whose protein sequence is MARLGNGSAKLLPFVGMMVAMLTQSGSMVVIKFAMIDDINKYVMVVYSFALSTILLLPFAFFLHRSERPPLTFSLLCKFFLLAFFGSAATTMGYVGIELSSPTLGSDLLSLVPAFTFILALIFRMEEVHWRNSSSQAKVLGTITSIAGAFVVVLYKGPIIFKTRSSNFSNQILQFSQQLNWILGGIFFIAYSLFNSMWYIYQAYVAKKYPDVTVTVFFQLLFSTVQCGVFALIAVRDPTEWKLNFDIGLVGVLYQAIVATMISYLLFQWCVLKAGPLFCSMFSPVAMIFTVFMGAIFLGDDLSLGSLIGAVIIVVGFYGVLWGKSKEENEIAEGVEDFDSSFHDVPLLQDRNR, encoded by the exons ATGGCAAGATTGGGGAATGGAAGTGCCAAATTACTGCCATTTGTGGGAATGATGGTGGCTATGCTAACTCAAAGTGGAAGCATGGTGGTCATAAAATTTGCCATGATTGATGATATCAACAAATATGTAATGGTTGTCTACTCTTTTGCACTCTCCACTATCTTGCTTCTTCCCTTTGCCTTCTTTCTCCACAG GTCAGAACGTCCTCCTCTCACGTTCTCTTTACTCTGCAAATTCTTTCTTCTTGCATTCTTTGG GAGTGCAGCAACTACAATGGGTTATGTTGGAATAGAACTGAGCTCGCCGACACTTGGATCAGACCTTCTTAGCCTCGTTCCAGCTTTCACTTTTATACTTGCTCTCATTTTCAG GATGGAAGAAGTACATTGGAGGAACTCAAGCAGCCAAGCTAAAGTGTTAGGAACAATAACATCAATTGCAGGAGCATTTGTTGTGGTACTGTACAAGGGTCCAATCATCTTTAAGACACGTTCGTCCAACTTTTCTAACCAAATACTTCAATTTTCACAACAGCTAAATTGGATATTGGGAGGGATATTCTTTATTGCATATTCACTCTTTAATTCCATGTGGTACATATATCAG GCTTATGTAGCAAAGAAATACCCTGATGTAACAGTGACTGTATTCTTTCAACTCTTATTTTCAACCGTGCAGTGTGGAGTATTTGCCTTAATTGCTGTGAGGGATCCAACTGAATGGAAGCTCAACTTCGATATAGGCCTGGTTGGCGTTCTATATCAG GCAATAGTTGCAACAATGATATCTTACCTGCTATTCCAATGGTGCGTCCTTAAAGCTGGTCCTTTGTTTTGTTCTATGTTCAGTCCTGTGGCAATGATCTTCACCGTTTTCATGGGTGCAATCTTTCTTGGAGATGATTTAAGTCTTGGAAG TTTGATTGGTGCGGTTATAATCGTGGTTGGATTTTATGGTGTATTGTGGGGGAAATCGAAAGAGGAGAATGAGATTGCAGAAGGGGTTGAGGACTTCGACTCATCATTCCATGATGTTCCTTTGTTGCAAGACAGGAACAGGTAG
- the LOC114173377 gene encoding WAT1-related protein At5g40210-like isoform X5, translating into MARLGNGSAKLLPFVGMMVAMLTQSGSMVVIKFAMIDDINKYVMVVYSFALSTILLLPFAFFLHRSERPPLTFSLLCKFFLLAFFGSAATTMGYVGIELSSPTLGSDLLSLVPAFTFILALIFRMEEVHWRNSSSQAKVLGTITSIAGAFVVLNWILGGIFFIAYSLFNSMWYIYQAYVAKKYPDVTVTVFFQLLFSTVQCGVFALIAVRDPTEWKLNFDIGLVGVLYQAIVATMISYLLFQWCVLKAGPLFCSMFSPVAMIFTVFMGAIFLGDDLSLGSLIGAVIIVVGFYGVLWGKSKEENEIAEGVEDFDSSFHDVPLLQDRNRLKLRRFYHPYIWESFGY; encoded by the exons ATGGCAAGATTGGGGAATGGAAGTGCCAAATTACTGCCATTTGTGGGAATGATGGTGGCTATGCTAACTCAAAGTGGAAGCATGGTGGTCATAAAATTTGCCATGATTGATGATATCAACAAATATGTAATGGTTGTCTACTCTTTTGCACTCTCCACTATCTTGCTTCTTCCCTTTGCCTTCTTTCTCCACAG GTCAGAACGTCCTCCTCTCACGTTCTCTTTACTCTGCAAATTCTTTCTTCTTGCATTCTTTGG GAGTGCAGCAACTACAATGGGTTATGTTGGAATAGAACTGAGCTCGCCGACACTTGGATCAGACCTTCTTAGCCTCGTTCCAGCTTTCACTTTTATACTTGCTCTCATTTTCAG GATGGAAGAAGTACATTGGAGGAACTCAAGCAGCCAAGCTAAAGTGTTAGGAACAATAACATCAATTGCAGGAGCATTTGTTGTG CTAAATTGGATATTGGGAGGGATATTCTTTATTGCATATTCACTCTTTAATTCCATGTGGTACATATATCAG GCTTATGTAGCAAAGAAATACCCTGATGTAACAGTGACTGTATTCTTTCAACTCTTATTTTCAACCGTGCAGTGTGGAGTATTTGCCTTAATTGCTGTGAGGGATCCAACTGAATGGAAGCTCAACTTCGATATAGGCCTGGTTGGCGTTCTATATCAG GCAATAGTTGCAACAATGATATCTTACCTGCTATTCCAATGGTGCGTCCTTAAAGCTGGTCCTTTGTTTTGTTCTATGTTCAGTCCTGTGGCAATGATCTTCACCGTTTTCATGGGTGCAATCTTTCTTGGAGATGATTTAAGTCTTGGAAG TTTGATTGGTGCGGTTATAATCGTGGTTGGATTTTATGGTGTATTGTGGGGGAAATCGAAAGAGGAGAATGAGATTGCAGAAGGGGTTGAGGACTTCGACTCATCATTCCATGATGTTCCTTTGTTGCAAGACAGGAACAG GTTGAAGCTTCGAAGGTTTTATCACCCTTATATTTGGGAAAGTTTTGGATATTAA
- the LOC114173377 gene encoding WAT1-related protein At5g40240-like isoform X8 yields MGYVGIELSSPTLGSDLLSLVPAFTFILALIFRMEEVHWRNSSSQAKVLGTITSIAGAFVVVLYKGPIIFKTRSSNFSNQILQFSQQLNWILGGIFFIAYSLFNSMWYIYQAYVAKKYPDVTVTVFFQLLFSTVQCGVFALIAVRDPTEWKLNFDIGLVGVLYQAIVATMISYLLFQWCVLKAGPLFCSMFSPVAMIFTVFMGAIFLGDDLSLGSLIGAVIIVVGFYGVLWGKSKEENEIAEGVEDFDSSFHDVPLLQDRNRLKLRRFYHPYIWESFGY; encoded by the exons ATGGGTTATGTTGGAATAGAACTGAGCTCGCCGACACTTGGATCAGACCTTCTTAGCCTCGTTCCAGCTTTCACTTTTATACTTGCTCTCATTTTCAG GATGGAAGAAGTACATTGGAGGAACTCAAGCAGCCAAGCTAAAGTGTTAGGAACAATAACATCAATTGCAGGAGCATTTGTTGTGGTACTGTACAAGGGTCCAATCATCTTTAAGACACGTTCGTCCAACTTTTCTAACCAAATACTTCAATTTTCACAACAGCTAAATTGGATATTGGGAGGGATATTCTTTATTGCATATTCACTCTTTAATTCCATGTGGTACATATATCAG GCTTATGTAGCAAAGAAATACCCTGATGTAACAGTGACTGTATTCTTTCAACTCTTATTTTCAACCGTGCAGTGTGGAGTATTTGCCTTAATTGCTGTGAGGGATCCAACTGAATGGAAGCTCAACTTCGATATAGGCCTGGTTGGCGTTCTATATCAG GCAATAGTTGCAACAATGATATCTTACCTGCTATTCCAATGGTGCGTCCTTAAAGCTGGTCCTTTGTTTTGTTCTATGTTCAGTCCTGTGGCAATGATCTTCACCGTTTTCATGGGTGCAATCTTTCTTGGAGATGATTTAAGTCTTGGAAG TTTGATTGGTGCGGTTATAATCGTGGTTGGATTTTATGGTGTATTGTGGGGGAAATCGAAAGAGGAGAATGAGATTGCAGAAGGGGTTGAGGACTTCGACTCATCATTCCATGATGTTCCTTTGTTGCAAGACAGGAACAG GTTGAAGCTTCGAAGGTTTTATCACCCTTATATTTGGGAAAGTTTTGGATATTAA
- the LOC114173377 gene encoding WAT1-related protein At3g28070-like isoform X4, which produces MARLGNGSAKLLPFVGMMVAMLTQSGSMVVIKFAMIDDINKYVMVVYSFALSTILLLPFAFFLHRSERPPLTFSLLCKFFLLAFFGSAATTMGYVGIELSSPTLGSDLLSLVPAFTFILALIFRMEEVHWRNSSSQAKVLGTITSIAGAFVVVLYKGPIIFKTRSSNFSNQILQFSQQLNWILGGIFFIAYSLFNSMWYIYQCGVFALIAVRDPTEWKLNFDIGLVGVLYQAIVATMISYLLFQWCVLKAGPLFCSMFSPVAMIFTVFMGAIFLGDDLSLGSLIGAVIIVVGFYGVLWGKSKEENEIAEGVEDFDSSFHDVPLLQDRNRLKLRRFYHPYIWESFGY; this is translated from the exons ATGGCAAGATTGGGGAATGGAAGTGCCAAATTACTGCCATTTGTGGGAATGATGGTGGCTATGCTAACTCAAAGTGGAAGCATGGTGGTCATAAAATTTGCCATGATTGATGATATCAACAAATATGTAATGGTTGTCTACTCTTTTGCACTCTCCACTATCTTGCTTCTTCCCTTTGCCTTCTTTCTCCACAG GTCAGAACGTCCTCCTCTCACGTTCTCTTTACTCTGCAAATTCTTTCTTCTTGCATTCTTTGG GAGTGCAGCAACTACAATGGGTTATGTTGGAATAGAACTGAGCTCGCCGACACTTGGATCAGACCTTCTTAGCCTCGTTCCAGCTTTCACTTTTATACTTGCTCTCATTTTCAG GATGGAAGAAGTACATTGGAGGAACTCAAGCAGCCAAGCTAAAGTGTTAGGAACAATAACATCAATTGCAGGAGCATTTGTTGTGGTACTGTACAAGGGTCCAATCATCTTTAAGACACGTTCGTCCAACTTTTCTAACCAAATACTTCAATTTTCACAACAGCTAAATTGGATATTGGGAGGGATATTCTTTATTGCATATTCACTCTTTAATTCCATGTGGTACATATATCAG TGTGGAGTATTTGCCTTAATTGCTGTGAGGGATCCAACTGAATGGAAGCTCAACTTCGATATAGGCCTGGTTGGCGTTCTATATCAG GCAATAGTTGCAACAATGATATCTTACCTGCTATTCCAATGGTGCGTCCTTAAAGCTGGTCCTTTGTTTTGTTCTATGTTCAGTCCTGTGGCAATGATCTTCACCGTTTTCATGGGTGCAATCTTTCTTGGAGATGATTTAAGTCTTGGAAG TTTGATTGGTGCGGTTATAATCGTGGTTGGATTTTATGGTGTATTGTGGGGGAAATCGAAAGAGGAGAATGAGATTGCAGAAGGGGTTGAGGACTTCGACTCATCATTCCATGATGTTCCTTTGTTGCAAGACAGGAACAG GTTGAAGCTTCGAAGGTTTTATCACCCTTATATTTGGGAAAGTTTTGGATATTAA